The genomic DNA GCGCCGTTCTACTGGCTTTAACGGCGCGGGGACGCGAACTACAACGTTCGCGCTACTCCTCGTTGCCATCTCGAATAAGGTAATGCGTAACATCAATGAGTAAATACCGCCAATGTAGGATAAGCTTTAGCTTGCCGCCAGCAGTGAAAAAACGCGCCCCTTTCTAGTTGTTTGCCGGCTCGTTTGCTTAAAGCCGAGCGAAATCAGCTTACCATTTTATTGCCTGCAACATCTTGTTAGCCAACACAAACCCTTACTGCCTGGTGAATACTACGGCAAGCTAAAGCTTACCCTACACTTTTATTATGCTTGCACTTTTATTCCGCCGCTGGCCGCTGTTGCTGCTCCTGCTGGGGCTGGCGGCCGGGCCGGCCCAGGCTACCCACCTGCTGGGCGGGGAGATGACCTACCGCTACCTCGATGCCAACGGCCCGGCGGCTGCGCCCGTGCGCTACGAGATTACGGTTACGATTTATAACAACTCGAACCCCGGCGCGGCCCAGTCCAATACCAATGCGGAGGTGGGAATTTACAACCCGACGACGGGTGCCAAAGTCCAGCTGGTGCAGGGCACCAACGTGCTGGCGGGCTCGGGCGCCTCCGTGACCGGGGGCTCGATGAATATTACCAGATACACTATTTCGGGCGTGCTCCAGCCGGCTATTCCGGCGGGCTGCACGGTGAGCGGGCCGGCGCAGCCCTTTCGGCTCCAGAAATTTACCGGGGTAGTGAACCTGCCGGCCACGCTCGACGGCTACTACGCCGTGTTTACGCGCAGCGCCCGCAACGTGGACGTGACCAACCTCAACACCTTGGGCAACAACCAGCCGCTGACGCTGTACACCACGCTGGCCCCGGCCCTGCGACCCAACCACTCGCCGGTGTTTTCGGATACGGCCGTGGCCATTGTGTGCCAGAACGATACGACCATTTCGCTCAATAACGCGGTGGACGCCGACGGCGACCGGCTGGTGTACTCGTTTGGCTCGCCCTATGGCACCTTCCCGTCGTCGGGGGGCAACCTGCCGGCGACTTTTCCGCCGCTGCCCAACGCCATTGGGTATTATAACGGCTACTCGATGGCCGCGCCGTTTGGCACGGGCGCGGGCAACTTCGCCCTTCTGAATGCTTCGACGGGCATTGCCACGTATGGGGCCACCACCCAGGGCAAGTACGTGGTGGCGGTGGACGTGAGCGAGTACCGCACCATTAACGGGCGCGAGGTGCTGATTGGCACTACTAGGCGCGATTTGCAGCTTATCGTGGCGCTGTGCCCCTCGACCAAGGCACCGGTGCTGCCCTCGGCGGTGGTCACGCCGCGCAGCTACACCATCGAGGCGGGGCAGGTGCTGAGCATCCCGATTACGGCGACCCAGGCCGACGGCCACCCACTGATAATGACCCTGAACAGCGCCCTGCTCGACGGGCCGGGCGGCTTCGCGGCCACCTTCAACAACAGCCCTGGCAGCGTGGCCACGGGGGCCCTCACGGGCACGGCCACGGCCAGCGGCAACGGCACCGTGACGGGCACGTTCGTGTATAACTCGGCCTGCGCCGATGCCCGCCCTACCCCCTACGATATTGCCCTCACCGTGAAGGACGTGGGCTGCGGCGGCAAAACCGTGGCCGACGTTATTCGGGTGACGGTGACCAAGCCTTCGGGGCCCACGGCCATTGCCGGCGACGCGCTAATATGCAACTTGAACACGGTGAGCACCTACACGGCCAGCGGCGGCACGGCCCCCGGCATCAGCTGGCGCGTGGTGGGCGGCACCTTTGTGAATGGCCGCACCAGCAACCCGGTGCAGGTGAAGTGGGCCACCATCGGCACCGGCCTCCTCGTGGCGCGCGGCGTATCGAGCTACGGCTGCCTCACCGACTCGGTGGCGCAAACGGTGTCGGTGGCGCCGGCGGGCGCGCTGGTCGTCACCGGTGCCCTGAGCGTGTGCCAGGGGGGTAGCACTACCCTCACCGTGGCGGGCGGCACCGGACCCTTTATAGTGACGGGCGGCGGAGCCACCCAGACCGGCCCCGGCCCCTTCACCGTGACGCCGACCCAGAACACGACCTACACCATTACGAGCACCGTTGCCACCGGCGGCTGCAACGGCGTGGGGCAGGCCACCGTGACGGTGCTGCCCCTGCCGGCTGCCGATGCGGTGGTGGGGCCGCAATCGGTGTGCCCCACCATTATGGGCGTGGCGTATGCCATTCAAAAGCCGGGCAGCACGGCTTACCAGTGGGCCGTGACGGGCGGCACCATCGCCAGCGGCCAGGGCACGGCGGCCATCACCGTGAACTGGGGCGCGGCCGGCGCGGGCGCGGTGAGCGCGTATGCCACCAACGGGCAGGGCTGCCCTTCGCAGGTCTTCACGCTGCCCGTGCGCATCAACCCGGTGCTGCAAACGGCCCGGCCCACCGGCCCCGTCAGCGTGTGCCAGGCCGACGGCCCCTACCCCTACCAAACGCTACTGACCAACGGCTCGTCCTATGCGTGGCAGCTTTCTGGCTCGGCGCGGGGCACGCTGGTTAATAGCTTGAATACGACCAGCATCACCTTCACCCAAGCGGGCCTGGCCAAGCTGGTGGTGACGGAAACCAGCAACCCGACCGGCGGCATTTGCCGCGGGGTGAGCGACACGCTCTACATCACCGTGAAGCCCTCGCCGGCCGCCAACCTGGCCATTCAGGGGCCCGACCGCTTCTGCGTGAACAGCGGCGCGCAAACGTATTCCCTACCCGGCGCGGCGGGCTCGACCTACGTGTTTCAGCTCAACGGCATCCCCATCGCCAACGTGAATGGCTCGGTGAGCATTCCGGCCAGCACGGCGGTGGGCACTTACACCCTCACCGCCCGCGAAACCAACGCCGGCGGCTGCGCGGGCATCCTGTACACCCGCACGTTTATCGTGGACCCGCGGCCCGGCGCGCTCACTATCAGCGGGCCGCGCTTTGTATGCCCGTCCACGTCCAGCCTCACCTTCACGGTGGCGAACCCTACCCCCTCCTCCACCTACCAATGGACCGTGACGGGCGGCACCCTCACGGCGGGCCAGGGCACGACCACTATCACGGTGGGCTTCGCGGCCGGCACCACTGCCAGCGCCACGGTGAGCGTGCTTGAAACCTCGCAGTACGGTTGCGCCGGCGCGCCGGTGGTGATTACGATAGTGCCCGACAATGCCCAGGCCCCGCAGCTCACGCTGGCCTCGGTGGAGCCGACTGATAATACGAAAGTGACCCTCACCTTCAGCGTGGCCAACTCCGGCGCTACCCCCAACCCGGTGCGCGTGCTGCGCCGCGACGCGGGCAGCACGGCGGCTTTCGTGCCGGTGGGCACGGTGGCGGCCACGGCCACCACCTACGTCGATGCTACCGCCAACGCCGCCCAAACGGCCTACGAGTACAGCCTGGCCCTCACCAACGGCTGCGGCGACGTGTTCACGGCCCCTGCATCGGTCACCACGGTGCTGCTAAAAGCAGTGGCCATGCCCGGCCCCGGCGGCCGCAACCAGGGCTCCACCAGCCTGAGCTGGTCGGCCTACCAGGGCTTTGCGGTGGTGAGTTATGGTATTTATCAGCAGAATGACAACGCGGGCTATAAGTTACTGGCTACCGTGAGCGGCAGCACGTTACAGTATAATGTGCCCAACACGGCGCAGGGCTTCAACCAGTGTTTTCGGGTGGTGGCTTTGCAGTTCAACGGCGGCGGCAGCTTTTTGCAGCTGCAATCGAACTCCAACACGGCCTGCGTTGATTTTGCCAATAAAACCGCCTTCTACAACATCATCACGCCCAACGGCGACGGGCAAAACGACCTGCTCATCATCGACAACGTGACGCTGTACCCTGGCAATTCGCTCACGATTTTCAACCGCTGGGGCCGTGAGGTTTTTGCCACCACCAATTATAACAACACGACCAATGCCTGGGGCAGCGACCCCAGCATCGCGGCGGGCATTTATTACTACCTCTTCAAGCTGGCCGATGGCACTAGCACCAAAGGCTGGGTGGAGGTAGTGAAGTAAGGAGCGGCGCGGGGCAGGCAGGGTAGGCTGCCGCTTGGCGTTACCGCTAAAAAGTAGCTGCCGCGCTCTAAAAGCTCCCGCCGAGGCACTAAAAGGTGGCTCTTTGGCAGAAAAAGCAGCTGGGTAAAGCTCTAAAAGGTGGCTCAGCAGGAGAAAAAGCTGCTTCGCGGGGAGTAAAAGCTCCTGGCATAGGTCTAAAAGGTGGGTTGGAGGGAGAAGAAGCTCCTTCGGAGGGTGTAAAAGGCAGGTTGGGGGGAGAAAAAGGTGGGTCCGACCTACTTTTTTCTCCTTCTGACCTACCTTTTAGGGCGGGCGGCGCGGGTGTTCACCCCACCCCCTAGCCCCCTCCCCTTCGGGAGAGGGGGGACTAGTCTCTAGCCCTAGTAAACCAGTTATTAGTAGTCTAAAACTAGGACTAGTCCCCCCTCCCCTTCGGGAGAGGGGGCTAGGGGGTGGGGTGAACACCCGCGCCGCCCGCCCTAACCAAAACCTAAAAGGCAACCCGCGGAGGGCGAAAACAGCGTCCGTACCTTTGCCCTACCCCATCAGAAAGCCATGCCCAGCAAAGCCACCAAGCTCGCCAACTCTATCCCGCCCGAAGCCCTTCAGCACGTTGAAATTCAAGACATGGTGGCCGAAGGCAAGTGCCTCGTGCGCATCAATAACCTCGTGGTTTTCGTGAACCAGGTGGCCCCCGGCGACGTCGTGGACCTGCGCATCAGCAAGGCCCACAAGCGGTTTATGGAGGCCATGCCCACCAGGTTTCACACGTATTCGGAGCTGCGCGCTACCCCGTTTTGCCAGCACTTTGGCACCTGCGGCGGCTGCAAGTGGCAGCACATCAGCTATGACGCGCAGCTGCACTACAAGCAGCAGCAGGTGGCGGACCAGCTCGGCCGCATCGGCAAGGTGGCGCTGCCCGAAATAGCGCAAATCATGCCCTCGCCCGAGCGCACCTACTACCGCAACAAGCTCGAATACACGTTCAGCGGCAATGGCTGGCTCACGGAGGAGCAGATAAAGGACGAGGGTGCGCAGTACGACCGCCGCGTGCTGGGCTTCCACACGCCGGGGCGGTTTGATAAGATATTGGACGTGGAGCATTGCCACTTGCAGCCCGAGCCGAGCAACGAAATCCGCCTGTTCATCCGCGACTATGCGCGCCAGCACCGCCTGCCCTTCGGCGATATGGTGCGGCAGACCGGCCTGCTGCGCAACCTCATCATCCGCACCGCCGCGAGCACCGGCGAAACGATGGTGATTTTGCAATGCTACCATGATGACGAGGCCCTCCTACCCCTGCTCGACGCGGTGTACGCGAAGTTTCCGCAGATAACATCGCTCAACTACGTGCTCAACAACAAAGGCAACGAAACCTTCCACGACCTGGAGGTGGTATGCTACCAGGGCAAGCCCTACATCGAGGAAGACATGGAAGGCCTGCGCTTCCGCATCGGCCCCAAGTCGTTTTACCAAACCAACTCGGCCGGCGCCCACAACCTGTATAAAGTGGCCCGCGACTTCGCCGAAATCAAGCCCACCGACCTTGTGTATGATTTGTACACGGGCGCGGGCACCATCGCCAATTTCGTGGCCCGCCAGGCCCGCCGCGTAGTCGGTGTGGAGTACGTGGAGCAGGCCGTGCTCGATGCCCGCGTCAACTCCGAAATCAATGGGGTAGGGAACACCGAGTTCTTCGCCGGCGACATGAAGGACCTGCTTACCGAGGCCTTCACCAGCCACCACGGCCACCCCGACGTCATCATCACCGACCCGCCCCGCGCCGGCATGCACGAAGACGTGGTGCAGCGCCTCGTGGCCCTGCGCGCCCCCCGCCTCGTCTATATCAGCTGCAACCCCGCCACCCAGGCCCGCGACCTGGAACTACTGGACGAGGTGTATAAAGTGACGCGGGTGCAGCCGGTGGATATGTTTCCGCACACGCACCACGTGGAGAATGTGGTGTTGTTGGAGTTAAGGTAGGATTAGCAGATTGTATATAGTATGTTTGAACGTCATGCTGAGCTTGTCGAAGCATCTCTACCACGCAGTTCTGATTGTTCGGTAGAAATGCTTCGACAAGCTCAGTATGACGTTCTAAATTGTTTCAATACGTATCTCAAGATGAGCAAGAATCAAGTGTTTTGGATTTGGTTATTTGCTACGCTAGTAATAGCTATCCGGCTAACCACTGCTGATGCTCACTCCGGTTTGTATGCGGCAGTTGGCTTTTCATTGATATCAACAGCCAGGGCAAAAGCACCAAAAGGTAAGTTAGCGACCTTTGGGGATGGAAGAAGAAGTAGCGGATTTCTTTTGGCAGGTAACGGACTATCGGGTGGAGGGGCGCTGTCTACACGAGCTAAGCGATATTATTTGGCTGGTGCTATGCGGCTTACTGGCTGATTGCGAAGATTTTGAGCAGATTTATGATTACGCCTGCGACAAACAGGCCGTGCTCGCTCAGTTTCTGAGCTTGCCCGCCGGCATCCCCTCGTCTTATACGTTGCAGCGCGTGTTCAGCCGCCTGAATCCCGTCGAACTTGAAGCCAGCCTCACCCACTGGGGGCAGGACATTATGCGGGTCCTGGCTGGGCAGCAGCTGGCCATCGATGGCAAGCAGGTGCGCGGCACCTGCCTGCCCGGCCAGCGCCAGGCCAGCGTGCAGCTGGTCAGCGTCTGGGCGACCGAACAGCGCCTATGCCTGGCCCAGACCCAAGTGGCCAGCAAAGCCAACGAACTCGTGGCCATCCCCCAAGTGCTCGACCTGGTGGAGGTAGCCGGCAGCGTGGTGAGCATCGATGCCATCGGCTGTCAGCGCGCCATTGCCACGACGCTGGTCGAGCGCCGGGCTGATTATGTGCTGGCCCTCAAGCAGAACCAGCGGACCCTCTTCGAGCAAGTGCAGGCCCACCTTGCCCCGCTACTGCGGCAGGAGCCGGCCTTTGTGAGCCGCGAAAAAGACCACGGCCGCGGCGAGGAACGCCGGGTATGGGTGAGCCGGAACCTGAATCTGGTGGAGGAAGCTGCCGAGTGGGCGGGCCTGGCGGCGGTGGTCTGCGTGCAGACCCGGCGCTGGCAACAGGGGCGGGAGCAGCACAGTACGCGCTACTACCTGAGCTCGCTGGCGCAAGCGAGTGCGGGCGAGTTGGCGGGCTATGTGCGCGGGCACTGGGGCATCGAAAACGACCTGCACTGGCACCTGGATGTCACCTTTGCCGAGGATGCCTGCCGGGTGCGCCAGGGCCACGCCCCGCGCAACCTCTCTACCCTACGCAAGCTGGCTCTCACCCTCTTACGACGTGAGCCAACGAAGATGAGTCTGCCACGCAAGCGCAAGAAAGCGGCTCGCGATGATGACTACCTCCGACAATTGCTCCGCCAGCTAGCTCCACAGCCCCCAGACGCTAACTAACCGTTTGGTGCTTTTGCCCTGTATCAACAGCGGCTTACTCTACCTTAACAGTATTTATTCGTTTTAAAAAATAGGATGGACTACTTCAACGACCCCGAGCTAAACGGCAAATACCTGGGCACGATTACTACCAATTTCACCCCCACCCCTACCCCCCGTAAATCAAGCAAGAAGCAGGCACAAACCAAAAGCCGGGGCAGCGCGTTACTTTTGTCACGCGCTGCCCGGACTGCG from Hymenobacter psoromatis includes the following:
- a CDS encoding 23S rRNA (uracil-5-)-methyltransferase RumA; translated protein: MPSKATKLANSIPPEALQHVEIQDMVAEGKCLVRINNLVVFVNQVAPGDVVDLRISKAHKRFMEAMPTRFHTYSELRATPFCQHFGTCGGCKWQHISYDAQLHYKQQQVADQLGRIGKVALPEIAQIMPSPERTYYRNKLEYTFSGNGWLTEEQIKDEGAQYDRRVLGFHTPGRFDKILDVEHCHLQPEPSNEIRLFIRDYARQHRLPFGDMVRQTGLLRNLIIRTAASTGETMVILQCYHDDEALLPLLDAVYAKFPQITSLNYVLNNKGNETFHDLEVVCYQGKPYIEEDMEGLRFRIGPKSFYQTNSAGAHNLYKVARDFAEIKPTDLVYDLYTGAGTIANFVARQARRVVGVEYVEQAVLDARVNSEINGVGNTEFFAGDMKDLLTEAFTSHHGHPDVIITDPPRAGMHEDVVQRLVALRAPRLVYISCNPATQARDLELLDEVYKVTRVQPVDMFPHTHHVENVVLLELR